The Tepidibacter aestuarii genome contains a region encoding:
- a CDS encoding YjiH family protein: MIKFIIYNFIGIFIFFIPIKLNGKMTISLDHIIIYIYSHFLNYVCVYTLALIILGVFYPFITKSWNNNRFNKIISFFNFLSIFICVIFIFNLDKFYFISKDMLSIIFNNIAIPISIAIPIGSVFLTFLVDYGILEFIGVLMHPIMKPLFKTPGKSAAHALASFLSNYSIGILITDTIFKDSKYSIKEASIIVTGFSTASISSMIIIAKTLDLMSMWHAYFVITFIVTCSVTSITARIPPLSRKSHSYISSNSVIETRIYKNFIQNAWNEASKSIHKSTSVYENVYRNFRNGLIVTIAVLPSIVSIGTVGLILSKYTCFIDLLAYIFYPVLKILQLPEPMLTAKSASIGIIDLFLPSFFVIDSSFLTRFIIGVVSVSSVLSFCACIPCILSTKIPLSIWELFLIWIERVIFSFIIVTPIVTLII, encoded by the coding sequence TATACCTATAAAGTTAAACGGTAAAATGACAATATCACTAGATCATATTATTATATATATCTATAGTCATTTCTTAAATTATGTTTGTGTCTATACTTTAGCTCTAATTATACTAGGAGTTTTTTATCCTTTTATTACAAAATCATGGAATAACAATAGATTTAATAAAATAATTTCTTTTTTTAATTTTTTGAGTATATTTATATGTGTAATATTTATTTTTAATTTAGACAAATTTTACTTTATTTCTAAAGATATGTTGTCTATAATCTTTAACAACATAGCCATTCCTATTAGTATTGCTATACCTATAGGATCTGTTTTCTTAACTTTTCTAGTAGATTACGGTATTCTGGAATTTATAGGTGTTTTAATGCATCCTATAATGAAACCACTTTTTAAAACTCCAGGAAAATCAGCAGCCCATGCTTTAGCATCTTTTTTAAGTAACTACTCTATAGGAATTTTAATTACAGATACTATATTTAAAGATAGTAAATATAGTATTAAAGAGGCTAGTATTATAGTTACAGGATTTTCTACCGCATCTATAAGTTCGATGATTATTATAGCTAAAACTTTAGATCTTATGAGTATGTGGCATGCTTATTTTGTAATTACATTTATAGTAACTTGTTCAGTTACCTCAATCACAGCTAGAATACCTCCTCTTAGTAGAAAAAGTCATTCTTATATTTCGTCTAATTCTGTTATAGAAACCAGAATTTATAAAAACTTTATTCAAAATGCATGGAATGAAGCTAGTAAATCTATACATAAATCTACTAGTGTTTATGAAAACGTATATAGAAACTTCAGAAATGGTTTAATTGTAACTATAGCCGTGTTACCGTCAATAGTCTCAATAGGTACCGTTGGTTTAATTTTAAGTAAATATACTTGTTTTATAGATTTATTAGCTTATATATTTTATCCTGTATTAAAAATACTACAACTTCCAGAACCTATGTTAACTGCCAAATCTGCATCTATCGGTATAATAGATTTATTTTTACCATCATTTTTTGTAATCGATTCTTCGTTTTTAACTCGATTTATAATAGGTGTAGTGTCAGTTAGCTCTGTATTATCCTTTTGTGCATGTATACCTTGTATTTTATCTACAAAAATTCCATTATCTATTTGGGAGTTGTTTTTAATATGGATAGAAAGAGTGATATTTTCTTTTATAATAGTTACCCCTATAGTTACTTTAATTATTTAA